The Fusarium fujikuroi IMI 58289 draft genome, chromosome FFUJ_chr01 sequence CGAAAGCATCGGGTTCTTGAAATTCCACTATGAAAAGAAGTGATGTCATTATAGTGCCCAGAGGGAACCTGCAAGCTAAGGATATTTGTAGATCAGCACACCTGGGAGCCATTTCAAGCAGGGCGATACGATACCGGCAGGCAATTACATCAGGATATGTCGGTCCCAGGCCTGACTCAACGAGGGGATTATAGTAATCGCACGAGTCGGTAAGTCGAAATGCCATCAATGCTTCAGAATGCAACTGCCCACCCTGGTCAGCCCGTCAGTAACGTGGCTTGGTGTGATCTACTGGGGGCGGCTAGTTGTGATGCCATGCATCCAAGCGAGGTGAGGTAGTACATAGGCGGGAGGCTTAGGATGGACATGTTAGTGTTCTTTCAGTCTTTCAGATAAGATCGGATCACAAACTCCAGCATCGCAGATCTTGCCCAAAGAAAGGCTGCCGAGGTCAAGAGAGGGTGTATACCGAAGGAGCCTAGTCTGAAGCTACAATTGTGTCCTTCTTTGGTACATTGATCAAAGATTCTGGAGTATCAGCTCATCGTATGCAGGGCACGATATGGTATTGGTCTCGTTTGAAGGATAGCAGAACATGGTATGAGGATTGTTCTGGTCTATCTTCAGCCCCAGAAGCCTTGGGTTTGAGCAAAGTCATCATCGAATGTCGAAGTCATCATGGATACACTGGTTTCAGAAAGTATTTATCTCTAGCCACTAGCCCTGAATAGCTGCCTAGGGCCCTCAATGAACTCACTTTGCAGTGGTGGAGTTACTCCTGGTCTGGTCTTGACTCGATAGTATAATCCTCTTATTAGGGTCCGATCACGAGGCCTGTCCTACATATTGAACCGATATGATTCGCAAATACACGAGTGTGGCATGGTATCCAGTCTAGGACAGATGTGAAGAGATGGTGAACACTTAGGTTGAGTGTGCGAATATGGGCCAGTCCTAAGCCGCTTGAGTTGCCATTACGTTCATGGTAGGACCAAAGTTGTCCTTTTCTTCTGTCTCTTTCCATAAATATACTACCAAGCTTTACCTACTTAGGTGAGATTAGGGAGTTATAAGTGTTTCAATGCTATCCGATGATAGTTGATACACATGTAGAGCATTGCGTAGTAGGCACGACATAGTAAGCTCAATTGGAGCTGGTACTCGAGACTTCTGGTCCGCATATTTATCATGTATTTGTGACAAATTAATCGAATTCTTGAGGTGCGTGGACCAGAAATGAGAGGGTTGATGCGGACAATATCACTCAATAGTCCCATTCTGGACTTATATGATACCAATAGATTCGAATATGCTGCATGTCAACATACCTCATTCGAAAACGTCGACACATGCTTGGCTGTTTTTGATAAATCAAATGGGGTTTACCGTATTTACCGAGACAATCTCTTTTTACTCGGCTGACTATCGTTCGAGAGTCGACAGATCAGCTTTGCACTTTACCTTGAGACCATAGAATGGCAAATCGGTCCCGGGTAGGTAAGTAAAGTGGCATATACTGCTACTAGCCAATCATAACTGACCAAGGATTGCCAATGATCAAGGGCTCATCATTCCCGGAACATTCCCTATGTCAGGCCATGAGGCGTTTCGTTTCTCGGGGCGCTCCGACCTGGCGTGAAGCGAGACATGAGGCGAGACAAAACCGTGTGGCTCATCCAGATGCGGATCTAGACGGCGACCTCACATAAGCATCCCGAGTTAGGAACGCCAGTAACCCGTAGAACCTGGCATTGCCCGATGGCCCGAGAGTTGGCGAAAACCAAAGTCGTTGCTTACCGGTAGAGATCTTGTTTGACGTCAGGACTTCAAAGGTGATGCCGAGATGCCAACCGCGGGTTGATTAaatgatcttgaagaccTCTGGTTCATTGTGTAGGGTGGAGGTTTAGCGTCATGAGATCGGATTGAGTGCGGCATCGCGTTTCCACAATTGAACATTGTTATGCCGCTTTCACCGCAGAACGCCGCCATCATTGCCGCTGCTTTTGGAAGCTAGCCACGGCATTCTGCGGCACAACTGAGCTTTGCTTGATATTTAAGATACTATGTGCTGCCATGCCTTTTTAGGGCTCTCGCGGGCGATGCAGGGACGTAAACcgctggagatggagagcagTGGTCGGCCGTTCGTCTGGTTTGCCATCTATCATGGCTCTGTACGAAAGACACTTCGAAGATGGCATGGTTTGCATTACAACAAGAGATTGCGGGTTTGCTTCCGGGGCAGCCGATACTCAGCTCTGTAATATTAGCAATCAGATCGCTCAATTCACTCGAATATTGGCAAAGATTGTCCCAAACCCATCTCTCGCTGTAGCATATCCTCGGAGTTCTCTACTTACAAGCAGTTCCGTTTGAATTCGAAGCCCATTCGGCGACTCGGGCATAGTTCGGTGACTGTTTGCGCCGGACGAGTTCGGAAGAAACTGACATCATCTACCGTCATGCAAGAAAAACGGTACGATCGGCCATGAAAATTTGTTTGCCATTTATATACAAGAGGATAAGTAAGAGGGGATCTAAGATACTCATCAATTACAGAAAACGCCATTTCCCCCCAGATCGAAAACTTGACGAATTTATCACGACACTAGaacatcaacctcacctcacGTTTACGACATCTTCCAGGTACTGAAACTCAGCATCCTCTCAGTTGACCCACCCTGGGCTTAAACCACGCTGCAACCCACCTCGTTCGGTTTCTTATCATACCACCACCTTCGCCCGGGCTGAAAACAAAACACCGTAAACTATTGCGCCCTGAGAGAAATCCCATCTCTACAAATTCGCAGCCTCTCCCACGACCGTCTTTCCCCTCAATCTCAGTCAAACCCTAAATCGCAATCATGAAGATTCTcacaaaggaagaagaggaggcgcACTACTCAGCTGTCGTCAAGGGCGGTCTCATCGGAGGTGGCCTTGGTCtcgctgttggtgttggaggtgTCATGTTTGCTTCAAGGCGATACCCTGCTTTCCGCGGTCTCACAATCCCCTTCAGAACGTTCCTCGTCACATCCGCCGGCACATTTGGCGCCATTATCAACGCCGATCGCTGGTCCATGGatttccagaagaagcagaaccCCATGAACTTTTATGAGGACCAGACCCAGCGCGCCCAGCAGATTGTTCGCGAGAACCAGACGACCTGGGAGCGCTTCATGGAGTACGGCAAGGAGAACCGCTACTCTATCGTATTTGTCTCATGGCTCGCATCCATGGGTGTCGCATTCGCGCTCGTGAGCCGTTCGCCCATGAACACAGCCAACAAGGTCGTACAGGCCCGTGTGTATGCTCAGGGTCTGACCCTCGCggttctcatcatctcagcTGTCTTTGAGATGAACGACGCCAAGAAGGGTGAGGGTCGCTGGCAGACCGTCATGGTCGTCGACCCCGAGGACCCAGAGCACAAGCGactcatcgagaagaagatccaCAAGGAGGAGTATGAGGGCCAAGACCTCTGGAAGGGTAAGTTGCATTTGAGATCTTGCAGAAAACGTTTTGTGACTAACTGGGCTGACAGATATGGTCGCTGCTGAGGAGCGACGATTGGCCGCTAAGAAGCAAGCTGAGAACAAGGCTTAAAATAAACATGTTGTCTTCTTATTACGACAAAATCAACTCTACAAAAACCATTCCTCGATACAAATTACCTTCAAATTCATCATTAATACTACGCCGAGCACAGGTCGCCATACGTCGGAGGAAATGGGAAATTGTATATTTGTTATCAACAAACCGAAGTTTATGAGCCAATGAGCCGGGATGGAAAGGAAGTGGCTATTATCAACTGGGACAGTCATTGAAACAAAACTGCCTTTGTGTTTGTCTTTTCTATGCGCATAGAGCGGGTGGGATTGTTCTTTGGAGTTACAACCTCTTAAAATTGGTCTGGAACATGTTTGGCTGGGGTTTGAATTGCATCCAATGTATCATATGTAGCCATGACAGCAAGAATCAAGCAAGCATCGTTATCTCAAGCGTACATATATAAAGAGGACATATTAAGATGACCCAGCATCTCATTTTTCTTAGACTAAGTTAACAAAGATCTGCACCACCGACTCCCTGCTAGCCCTCTTTTGAATGGTCCATTTACCATCCCAGAACAACAAACTGATGATCAAACACACTAATATATCCCAAGGAGCTGTATTAGCTCATATCTCTAAACCTCGATGGTAAAATGGCTAATTTGCGAATAGTATGCATGCACAGCTAGCTCTAATAGCATAACATCGCCATACACCTCGCTTCCATCGAAACCTCCAATGACAATGAGACGGCTATCATATAGCACTGTCCCGTGATAGCCACGACCCGAAGGTGCTTTGCCGTATACCCGGCGTCTATCCCATGTCATTGTAACCAGGTTCAAAAGCAGCACATCATTCGAGTATTCGCTTCCGTCGTGGCCTCCAATGACAAAAAGATAGGAGCCGACTATTGTGGCCGTATGTGATAAACGGCGGAAAGCAACGGGGATAGGGACTGCTCTCCATAACTGGGCGTCAACGTCGTAAACCCATACATCGTCGAAACATTCGCCGCCATCAGAGCCTCCAAATATGATGAGTTTGCTGCCCACCATGTTGGCAGTGTGGTAGCCCCTTGCCTTGGGACGATAGTCTTTTGACCCAGGACTTGACTTATCTGAACTTGACACTAACCGCCATGACATTTTGTTGACATCGGCAACATCTAACCGCCATATATCATTTAGAGCCCGGACCCCATCGCCGCCGCCGAACACGTATATACCATTCTTGTATAAACAGGCAGTATGCGCTCTCCGCTTCGATGGCATCTTATCTCCTATGATACGGGGCTTTGTCCACCGGAAGTTTGTTGTATCCAGGACATAGACATCGTTATAGTACTCCGGGCCGTCACCTCCGCCAAACACGATGAGTTTCTTGCCTACGGCAGTACATGTCATGGCTCTCAGAGGAACAGGTATATCACCAACGACATAAGGTATAGACCAATGGAAAGAATCGGCATCCAGCACGTAGAGATCATTGAAGCATGTTCTCGAGTCACAGCCGCCGAATACATAAACGTTCGAGCCAATGATTGTTGTTGTGTGTGCTCGTAATGAGGTGTGAGGAGCGCCCGACACGGGTGCCTTGGACCAGTACATGCCAGATGCTGGAGCCACGTCGACTTTTGGGGCCGTCCGGGGATCTGGAAGCGACGGAAACGCAGTGTACTCGTCTTGTGATATCCGAGATCTATGCGATGCATACCGAGCGGTCGCTTGTGCAGTCGTTCGGCTCGTTATGGCGGATGTCGATCGTGAAGCGGTTGGTCGCCGATTATGTCGATCTCCCTCACTTGAGGCATCGCCAGCGCTTGTTGAGATTGAATGTGGTGGTTTGTGGGCTGGTCTCGAGGTGGAAGCTCCTTGCGGGGCGGTCTGTGATGCGGATTGAGAGCGCTGCCGGATAGAAAGATCGGAAGGCTTTCGACGATTTGCTTGTATGCTTTTGCTGGCAAGATGACCTGGTGTATGGCTTCTGGGTAGGGGCATCTGATCGCtagactcatcatcatcgtcggaATCGTCGTCAACAAAGGTCGGCCGTGTGGTTgtgggagctggagctggagcaggTGAtcgttgttgctgttgttgaatGCTCTTCGCCTTGAGATGTGACTTATCGGGGGACCTCCTCGGATCCGCCATGACTGCGTaggttcttcttcattgCCTTCCTAGACAAAACGTTGAGCTTGAGACTTGAACCGTTCGAGGTGGGGGCAAGGTGGAATGAGTGAGAGCAGAGAAGCGGGCAAAAAGGAACGAACAATATGCAATTAAAAGCAGGCAGCTGAAGCCAAAGTCAATCGGCGATTTGCCAACGGCGCAAAGTGAAGGGAGGGGCAGGCGAGCCGGTGATGGGATAGTATGTAAATGATGTCGAAGGGTAGGGATCGTGCAACGTTGGAGCTGGGGTTGAGTTGAGCATAGGTCCAGTCGTCCTGAGTCGAAGTACCTGAGTACCTCCTAGCTTTGTTGTCGTTGATTCTGGAACACTTTTTAGCGAGCCCGGCCCCTGTGACCAAGTGCGGAGATGAGGCTCTCAGGCGTCTAACGTACCTGATACATTCGACCTCTCACTGACCTCATAGCACATAAGGCCTAGAAATACGGAGTAGGTCTAGGGGAACTTAGTGCAGTTTTAGTTACACCAACAATCGAGGTTTTTTCCCTAGGTACAGTATGCACTTGAAAGTCGAACTCGGTTTTAACGACTGATCTTTTCATCAGCTGGCACCGAACGAGCACTGTCAAAAAACAATCACCTCTTAATTTGTGTATAGCAGTGCAAGAGGTAAGGCACTTTTCCTCACGCACTGTAACACCGAGAAAAACATTTGCATTTCTCTCCTTCCGTTCCtgcctttctctcttttcctctcttacactcactcactcccCTCATAAATCTTTTACGTATTCTTCACAGCGAATTCATGAACTCATAATTTTCTCTCAACACATGCATTGTCCCCAGAGACTGACCATTCTCAGCCGTTCCTGCAATGAGTGAGCAACACGACGCTCAGATGGGTGGCGTCTCCCCAGGCAATGCGCACGCAGAACTTGCAGCGGATGCCAGCAATATTACAACCTCGACAAAGGATGAAGAGCGGGCTTCGAAGAGAGTTAAGGTTAACGATTCGATCCCGTCTCAGTCTGTTCCAGGAGAAGATTTGCACGATGCACGAGCTCCCAAGGAGAACCAGCAATCCTCAAATGGTGACAAGGAGAATGAGGTCCCGAGACCACAGTCGGACTCCAAGACTGAGTACGTTGACGGACGCAGCAAGGGAGTTGCTCCTATCAAGAAAGAGTGAGAAGCCCACCGTAGACCCGTTCTAGAGACACACTGACAAGTCAAAGGTATCTTGTTGACATGTCAACTCAGAAAGATGCGTCCCAAGATGCTGTGAATGACGATGACGCAGCTGAGGCACGCGGTACTGCTGAAGGAAATGCTGAGAATGGCGATCGAAAGCCAGGCAAgggcagaaaagaaaagaagaagaagggacaGAACACAGAACGCGATTTTGGCAAATTTGACGACGCCTTTCGTCTTTGCAACAGTCGCGCGTTCTATCCCGAGTTTTCTCCCAGAGAATGCAAGTTTGGTGATCGATGCAGACTCTGCCATGATATTCGAAAGTATCTTGAGGAAGGCCGCCgaggtgatgttgagactTTCGAAGGCAAATGCCCAGTGTTCGAGGCTCATGGCCACTGCCCCTCAGGCTGGAAGTGCCGCTTTGTTAAGAGCCACATGAAGGAAATCGAGCATGAGGACGGCCGAAAAGAGTTGGTACTCACAAGCACTTCAGCAGATAGCGGCGAGAACGGTGAGCCTAAAGATGAAGGGTCCGAGGAGCAGCGACCTGCTATTTTCAACGTCGTCAGCATGGATAAGAAGATTGACCTCAACCGCAAGCGGACCGACTTTAAACGATCTGACCAATACATCACTTGGCTCAATAACGAAGCCAAGCTGAGTGAGGAGTTTATGAATCGTCGCAAGAATCAGTCCACCGAGGGCATCGAAGATCTACGCGCCCGCTTCATTGACCCCCCCTTTAAGCCTTCTGAGAAGCGCCGTCTCTATTTTGGCCCAGAGACCCCAACCCTGGCACCCCTCACCACCCAAGGAAACTTGCCCTTCCGTCGACTCTGCGTTGAGCTTGGAGCCCAGCTCACATACTCGGAGATGGCATTGAGTATGCCTCTCATCCAGGGAACGAAGGCTGACTGGACACTTCTAAAGGTTCATGAGTCAGAGCTCTCACCTCCCAAGTTTAACCCAGGCTCTGTCCCCATCTTTGATGACTACGACCACTCCAAGGATATCAAGTTCGGTGCCCAGATCTCTGGAAACAACCACTGGGTCGTTACCAAGGCTGCTGACGTCCTGAATCGTTATTGCCCTCACCTTCGCCTCATCGATTTGAACTGCGGTTGTCCGATTGATATGGTCTTCAAATCTGGCGGTGGATCGGCGCTTCTCGAAAACTCAGGCAAGTTGGAACGTATGATTCGAGGTATGAACGCTGTGTCAGGGGAGGTCCCTATCACTGCCAAGATCCGCACTGGTATCCGAAACTCCCGTCCTACAGCCACTCAGCTTATCGGAAAACTGGCTTTTGGTGCCCGAGAGCACCGAGAACGACTTGGTGCTCCTGGATGTGCGGCCCTGACGCTTCATGGACGCAGCCGTGAGCAGCGAtacaccaagaaggccgatTGGGGCTACATCAGCGAGTGTGCCGCGCTCATCAAGACTTACAACAAGCAGAAGGACAGCCTGACTGACACCATCGCTGAACCCGATGCCAGCAGCCTCCCTAACGCCAAGGATGGCCGCATGTACTTCCTCGGCAACGGTGACTGCTACTCGCACACCGAGTACTATGAGCACATTGAGAAGGCTCGTGTTGATACCGTCATGATTGGCCGTGGAGCCCTCATCAAGCCTTGGctctttgaggagattgagaagtgCCAGTACCTCGATAAGTCATCTAGCGAGCGTCTCCGCTACATCGAGAAGTTTGTGCGTTACGGCCTTGACGCCTGGGGTTCTGATGAACTCGGCATTGGATTCACGCGCCGTTTCCTTCTCGAATGGCTCAGTTTTACGCACCGCTACGTCCCTATTGGTTTGTTGGAGTATCTCCCCCCTTGCCTTAATGACCGACCTCCTAAGTACGAGGggagagatgagatggaaacGCTTATGGCGTCCAACAACTTCAGGGACTGGATCAAAATCAGGTATGTCTATCCTGTTGGGATGCAATATACAGCGGATTTGCTTTCTTAGGCCCCTATACTAACTGGCTATTCACAGCGAGATGTTCCTTGGCCCCGTCCACCCTACGTTCAAGTTCCAGCCCAAGCACAAGTCCAACGCGTACGAGGCTGAGGGTTAAACAACGATAAAACAACAAAGCATTAAACAGGCGAGCGGCGCAGAAGGTACTTGTGAAGAATTGTTTGAGGCGAAAAATGTCGATTTTTGGTGCGCGTATTTGCTATCTAGGAATCTGGGCAGAGATAACCACAAAGCATGGATGACTGATGTCTTTATGACAGTCCGAGGAGGTCCTATCTGCAGGGGGAAACGGGGATGTGAACCCGAAACTTGTGTCATAACGGAGAAGTCTGATCTAGTATCGATCAGAAATATGTGCAGAGAACAACTGCAAGTGTATTTCGACTCGGTGCAAACTGTTACGAGATAACCATGTTATTGAGCAGTACTGTGAATGATAACATTAGCGATGGTCTCCCAGACGTCCAAAAATTTAGTACTCCCGGATTTGAAACCCCGGCTTGTCTTGAATTTTGCTGCTGTTATTGTTTCGAAGATCTACCTACGTTGTTCATGAATTTATGCCGAGTCCTCTAGGATTTACATATGCTCGATCAAAGTTGAGGCACGAGCATTGACGCCAAACAATCTCATACCAAAGAAACGCCATTCGAGTTCAGTCAATTACTTAACAAGTGAAAATATGAAAATATATAGATGTATCTTTGCGGGAGTTATGCTTCCCCAGGTATCGCAAGACATGACGAAACCATTCGAACGCTAGGAACTAATACAATATGTGTGTGAAACCCGCCCAACAACTCCGAGATGACTTTTGTAATCCAATCACCAATGCACCCTTGCAATATCCAAGACAGAATCATACAACTGCCGTCTTTATGTGATTATCAACGCTTTCAATGTGGTTGACACCATTCTATGAGTAGAAGTGGCTCCTCTGCATGCCGTCGGCAGAGGCATACTCGCTCTTCCCATCCTCGGGGCGGACAA is a genomic window containing:
- a CDS encoding related to KEL2-involved in cell fusion and morphogenesis, with the protein product MADPRRSPDKSHLKAKSIQQQQQRSPAPAPAPTTTRPTFVDDDSDDDDESSDQMPLPRSHTPGHLASKSIQANRRKPSDLSIRQRSQSASQTAPQGASTSRPAHKPPHSISTSAGDASSEGDRHNRRPTASRSTSAITSRTTAQATARYASHRSRISQDEYTAFPSLPDPRTAPKVDVAPASGMYWSKAPVSGAPHTSLRAHTTTIIGSNVYVFGGCDSRTCFNDLYVLDADSFHWSIPYVVGDIPVPLRAMTCTAVGKKLIVFGGGDGPEYYNDVYVLDTTNFRWTKPRIIGDKMPSKRRAHTACLYKNGIYVFGGGDGVRALNDIWRLDVADVNKMSWRLVSSSDKSSPGSKDYRPKARGYHTANMVGSKLIIFGGSDGGECFDDVWVYDVDAQLWRAVPIPVAFRRLSHTATIVGSYLFVIGGHDGSEYSNDVLLLNLVTMTWDRRRVYGKAPSGRGYHGTVLYDSRLIVIGGFDGSEVYGDVMLLELAVHAYYSQISHFTIEV
- a CDS encoding related to A.brasilense nifR3 protein, which gives rise to MSEQHDAQMGGVSPGNAHAELAADASNITTSTKDEERASKRVKVNDSIPSQSVPGEDLHDARAPKENQQSSNGDKENEVPRPQSDSKTEYVDGRSKGVAPIKKEYLVDMSTQKDASQDAVNDDDAAEARGTAEGNAENGDRKPGKGRKEKKKKGQNTERDFGKFDDAFRLCNSRAFYPEFSPRECKFGDRCRLCHDIRKYLEEGRRGDVETFEGKCPVFEAHGHCPSGWKCRFVKSHMKEIEHEDGRKELVLTSTSADSGENGEPKDEGSEEQRPAIFNVVSMDKKIDLNRKRTDFKRSDQYITWLNNEAKLSEEFMNRRKNQSTEGIEDLRARFIDPPFKPSEKRRLYFGPETPTLAPLTTQGNLPFRRLCVELGAQLTYSEMALSMPLIQGTKADWTLLKVHESELSPPKFNPGSVPIFDDYDHSKDIKFGAQISGNNHWVVTKAADVLNRYCPHLRLIDLNCGCPIDMVFKSGGGSALLENSGKLERMIRGMNAVSGEVPITAKIRTGIRNSRPTATQLIGKLAFGAREHRERLGAPGCAALTLHGRSREQRYTKKADWGYISECAALIKTYNKQKDSLTDTIAEPDASSLPNAKDGRMYFLGNGDCYSHTEYYEHIEKARVDTVMIGRGALIKPWLFEEIEKCQYLDKSSSERLRYIEKFVRYGLDAWGSDELGIGFTRRFLLEWLSFTHRYVPIGLLEYLPPCLNDRPPKYEGRDEMETLMASNNFRDWIKISEMFLGPVHPTFKFQPKHKSNAYEAEG